The sequence below is a genomic window from Mycobacterium sp. ITM-2016-00316.
CACCTGTCCAGCGCCAGCGCGTAGGTGAACGGCTTGGATATCGACTGGATGGTGAATTCGACTGCGGCATCGCCGGATTCGTAGACAAATCCGTCCCCCGATGACAGCGAGAGCCCGAAAGCGGTCGGGTCCACCCGGGCCAGCTCGGGGATATAGTCGGCCAGCTTCCCGTCGTCGACCCCGATGAACTCTTCGCGAATCTGGTCGAGGTAACGCTGGACCTGGCGGGACACGCCTGCAGAGTAGCGCTACTGCTGTGGATACGGGGCGAACCGGTTGTCGAATCCTGCCTTGCGGGTGGCCAACTGGGCCGCCCGCTGTTCCTGGGTGACGTACTGCGTGGTGGGGGGCAGTACCGACGCCAGTTCGCTCAGCGGAACCACCCGGGCGCTCACCGTCGGCAGTTGCGCCACGTCGGGGTCGATGTCCTGGAAGCGGATCGAGATGGTGCCCTGATTGAGGCCGCCGGTCGACACCCAGTTCGCGACGCCGGGGTCGCTGGGCGAGACGACGAGGGTATAGGTGGTGTTGCCGGCATCGTCGGCCACCGACTGGACGTTGTTGAGGCTGGTCTGCTCGTTCCAATAGTCCTTGGTGATGGTCCAATCATCGGTGACGGGGACGACGAAGTACCCGGCACCGGCGCGGTCGATGGTGATGACCAGCGCCTCCTCGTCGGCGAGCTGGAAGTAGCCCGCGCTCTGCAACTGAGTGGCGAGGAATTCCGCATTGCGGGTCGGGTTCTTCAGCACATTGGGTTCGATGCGTTCGCCGGTGGTCGGGTCGGTGGTCGCAACGGCCATGTACGTCGCCTCACGCTGGACACCGAGGGCCATGATGATTGCGGTCACCGCGCCGCGGAGCACCGTCGGCACGAACGGCAGCGGGGGCACCAACGAGACCAGCGTGGTCAGCAGCTTGCTGCGGGCCACCGCCGGGCCGATACCCGGGATGGCAAACCCACCGAGTTGGCTGAACAGGCTGTTGGGTGGGCCACCCACCCGGGTGATCTCCAGGCTCATCGGTTGCTGATTGGCCCAGTCGGACAGCGTGTTCCGCGTCGCGACGATGGTGGTGTCGTTGGTCAGCTGGAGATGGTTCTGCCGACCGTTGGCCGGTGTCTTGTCAAGTGTGATGGTGAAGGTGCCGTCGTCCCCGATGACCAGTTGATCCTTGGTGAGCACGGCGGCGGTGTTACCGGTCAGGCCCGTCAGGACGCTGAAGCTGGTGTCGGCGGGCAGGTTGGCCAGATCGGCGAACTTGCCGGTGATCACGTACGACGACGCCCCGTTGACGCCCATGAAGCGGTAGATGGTGTCGGGGTTGTCGTACAGGATCCGGGAGGCCCCGGCATTCTGGCCGTACCAGGCATGCGGCGGCGCGACCTGCATGACGACGGTCGGCTTGTTGGAGTTCAGCAGCTGCTGTTGGAACGCCGAGGCCATGGCGTAGGCATCGACCGCGGCGTTGAGGCGGTCGATGTTCTCCTGATCGGGCCCGTCGACGCGATCGAACTGCCGTTCGGCGGCCCAGGTGAACCCGGACCGCAACACCAGCTTCATCAGTTTCACCGGCAGCGAATTCGCGATGCGATTCGCCAGCTTCTCGGCCCGTAGCTGATCGGAGGTGCCCAGCGGGCTGACCGGGGCCACGGCGGCCGCACTGGTTGTCTGGCTGTCCGCCACCGAGGTCAACGCGGTCTGCGCCTCGTGTCCGACCTCCCGGCGGGCCGCTGCGAGCGCGGCCAGCGCCGCCGGGTGCTCGACGGGCTCGACGGGGCGATCCGAGGACCGGGTATCGGTGACTGTCGGTACGGGCGCCGCCTTCAGCTCCGCTTCGGGTTCGCTGCTCGCCCGGACGGCCGGCCTCAGTGCCTCTTCCGGCTCGGAACGTTCCGGCGTCGCCTGGGTGCGCACCGTGCGGGCTGTCCGCACGCCTGTTTTCCGTGCGGGCGCCGGCGTTCTGGCTTCGCGCCCGGGCGCCGACGCGCTCGACGAGTCCGAATCCGAGCTGCTCGTGGCGCGCGGTGACGAGCCCTGATCGCCGGTGTCCGCCGATGCGACTCCGGAGGCGACTGTGGCGCCGACGCCGAGTGCCACCGCCAGCGCGCCGACCCGTCCTATGAAAACCGCACCACCGGGCATCGCTGCACCTCCACCACGGTTATAGCAGCGGCCGCCTACTTCGCGGGCGAGAAATCCCCAGCAGGATCCGATCGGGCACGGCGCTTCAGCCGCGAACGGATGAACCAGCCGACGCCGATGACCGTGGCGGCGAGCACGACGTATTGCAGCGCGGCCGCATACGGGTCGATGCGGTGCCAGTTCGCGCCCAACAGGTAGCCGGCCAGCACGAAGACGGAATTCCAGATCGCACTGCCCAGCGTGGTGAGCCCGGTGAACATCGCGAAGTTCATCCGCTCGACCCCTGCCGGGATGGAGATGAAACTGCGAAAGAGCGGGAGCATGCGCCCGAAGAAGACGGCCTTGTGACCGTGCTTCTCGAACCAGGCTCTGGTCTTGTCGACGTCGTCGCCGTCCATCAGCGGCATCCGGGACACGATCCGGCGGATCCGGTCGTGGCCCAACCACGCACCCAGCGCGTACAACATCCAGGCGCCGAGCACCGAGCCTGCGGTGGTCCAGACGATCGCGCTCAACACCGACAGTTCACCGAGGCGGGCGGCGAAGCCCGCCATCGGCAGGATCACCTCACTGGGGATCGGCGGGAAAAGGTTCTCGACGAAGATGGCCAGGCCTGCTCCGGGGCCTCCCATGGTCTCCATGAGATCGACGGCCCATCCCGCCGCACCGTCGAGTTGGATGGCCTCATCGGGCGAGGTCATGGTGCAACGACTCCTTGGCTCGTACGGGATCGGTGGGCGACGGAAGCCCCGACACACCTCCAGTGTGGCCAACGGTCGCTGAGGAGGCGCTCAGGTTGGCTGCCCGCCGGCCACCGGAGGCACACATGAATGTCGCTTTTCCGCCAACATGGTCGCGGGCACTGCAGCCAGGAGAAAGAGCAGCCCGGCCATCACCACGTACAGGTACACACC
It includes:
- a CDS encoding DedA family protein, with translation MTSPDEAIQLDGAAGWAVDLMETMGGPGAGLAIFVENLFPPIPSEVILPMAGFAARLGELSVLSAIVWTTAGSVLGAWMLYALGAWLGHDRIRRIVSRMPLMDGDDVDKTRAWFEKHGHKAVFFGRMLPLFRSFISIPAGVERMNFAMFTGLTTLGSAIWNSVFVLAGYLLGANWHRIDPYAAALQYVVLAATVIGVGWFIRSRLKRRARSDPAGDFSPAK